Proteins from one Nicotiana tabacum cultivar K326 chromosome 23, ASM71507v2, whole genome shotgun sequence genomic window:
- the LOC142177148 gene encoding putative mitochondrial protein AtMg00860 produces the protein MVEDLFEVFTDEFSVVGDSFENFLDNLRQVFKIYEETNVVLNWKKCHFMVEEGIVLGHKISKQGIEVDRAKIEVISKFPPPTLVKGVRSFLGYAGFYQRFIKDFSKIASHMCKLLEKEAKFVFDEKCLKDFEDLKVKLTTTSIIVTPDWSLPFGLMCDAGGVDIGPMLG, from the coding sequence atggtggaggatttatTTGAGGTGTTCACGGATGAATTCTCTGTGGTTGGTGACTCATTTGAAAATTTTCTTGACAATCTTAGACAAGTATTCAAAATATACGAAGAAACCAATGTTGTGCTGAATTGGaaaaaatgtcacttcatggtggaGGAAGGTATTGTTCTTGGCCACAAAATCTCCAAGCAAGGCATTGAGGTTGATCGGGCAAAAATTGAAGTTATTTCCAAGTTTCCTCCTCCCACTTTGGTTAAGGGTGTTCGAAGCTTTTTAGGGTATGCGGGTTTCTATCAGCgatttatcaaagacttctcAAAGATTGCGAGTCatatgtgtaagcttcttgaaaAGGAGGCTAAATTTGTGTTCGATGAGAAGTGCCTCAAAGATTTTGAAGACTTGAAAGTAAAGCTCACCACAACATCTATTATTGTCACACCTGATTGGTCTCTTCCATTTGGGCTTATGTGTGATGCCGGTGGTGTAGATATTGGGCCAATGCTTGGTTAA